The Setaria italica strain Yugu1 chromosome IX, Setaria_italica_v2.0, whole genome shotgun sequence genome has a window encoding:
- the LOC101778648 gene encoding chaperone protein ClpB2, chloroplastic: MAAAPPLSADALSFLPSAAAPAAAAPTPVVAAAWGAARAAGSVRGKAALRMARRGSGLAPVVGRRPRRPPLSVRCDATSRDGRITQQEFTEMAWQSIVSSPEVAKESKHQIVETEHLMKSLLEQRNGLARRIFSKAGVDNTKLLDATEKFIQRQPKVLGEDPGSMLGRDLEALIQRARDFKKEYGDSYVSVEHLVLGFAEDKRFGKQLFKDFQITVKTLKLAIESIRGKQNVIDQDPEGKYEALEKYGKDLTAMARQGKLDPVIGRDDEIRRCIQILSRRTKNNPVLIGEPGVGKTAIAEGLAQRIVQGDVPQALTNRRLIALDMGALIAGAKYRGEFEDRLKAVLKEVTDSDGQTILFIDEIHTVVGAGATNGAMDAGNLLKPMLGRGELRCIGATTLDEYRKYIEKDPALERRFQQVYVDQPSVEDTISILRGLRERYELHHGVRISDSALVAAAVLSDRYISGRFLPDKAIDLVDESAAKLKMEITSKPTALDEIDRAVLKLEMERLSLTNDTDKASKGRLSRIEAELSLLKDKQRELTEQWEHEKSVMTKIQSIKEEIDRVNVEIQQAEREYDLNRAAELKYGSLNALQRQLQTTEKELDEYQSSGKSMLREEVTQDDIAEIVSRWTGIPVSKLKQSDREKLLYLEEELHKRVVGQDPAVKAVSEAIQRSRAGLSDPNRPIASFMFMGPTGVGKTELAKALAAFMFNTEEAVVRIDMSEYMEKHSVSRLIGAPPGYVGYEEGGQLTEAVRRRPYSVVLFDEIEKAHSDVFNVFLQILDDGRVTDSQGRKVSFTNTIIIMTSNVGSQYILNMDEEGGSSDSAYENIKKRVMDAARSVFRPEFMNRIDEYIVFKPLEREQINSIVKLQLARVQKRIADRKIKLEVSPAAIEFLGSLGYDPNYGARPVKRVIQQYVENELAKGILRGDFKDEDSIVVDTQVTVPSNGQLPQQKLVFRKVSEESKAAAEGEKFLPAV; encoded by the exons atggccgccgcgccgccgctgtccgccgacgccctcagcttcctcccgtccgccgccgcccccgccgccgccgcgccgacgccGGTCGTCGCCGCGGCGTGgggcgcggcgagggcggcggggtCGGTGAGGGGGAAGGCGGCGCTCAGGATGGCGAGAAGAGGAAGTGGCCTGGCTCCGGTGGTTGGGAGGAGgccacgccggccgcccctctccGTGCGGTGCGACGCCACCAGCCGGGACGGAAGG ATTACGCAACAAGAGTTTACGGAGATGGCATGGCAGTCAATTGTCTCATCACCTGAGGTGGCCAAGGAGAGTAAACACCAGATTGTGGAGACTGAGCATCTGATGAAATCCTTGCTGGAGCAAAGGAATGGGCTTGCCCGGAGGATCTTTTCTAAGGCAGGAGTCGATAACACAAAGCTTCTTGATGCTACGGAGAAGTTCATCCAGAGGCAGCCTAAG GTACTAGGTGAAGATCCTGGTTCAATGTTGGGGCGTGACTTGGAAGCTCTGATACAAAGAGCAAGGGACTTTAAGAAAGAGTATGGTGATTCATATGTCTCAGTTGAACATCTAGTCCTCGGCTTCGCCGAAGATAAGCGGTTTGGTAAACAACTGTTCAAGGATTTTCAGATTACCGTGAAGACCTTGAAATTGGCCATTGAATCAATCAGAGGGAAACAAAATGTAATTGATCAAG ATCCTGAGGGAAAGTATGAAGCTTTGGAGAAGTATGGAAAGGATCTGACAGCTATGGCACGTCAAGGGAAGCTTGATCCAGTTATTGGAAGGGATGATGAAATTCGAAGATGTATACAGATTTTATCACGGAGAACAAAGAACAACCCAGTTTTGATTGGTGAACCTGGTGTAGGAAAAACGGCTATAGCTGAAGG GCTTGCTCAGAGGATTGTACAAGGAGATGTCCCACAAGCTCTGACCAACCGTCGT CTAATTGCACTTGATATGGGTGCTTTGATTGCTGGTGCAAAATATCGTGGAGAATTTGAGGATAGGCTAAAGGCTGTTCTCAAAGAAGTTACAGATTCTGACGGACAGACCATTCTTTTTATTGATGAGATTCATACAGTCGTTGGAGCAG GTGCCACAAATGGTGCAATGGATGCTGGTAATCTTCTCAAACCAATGCTTGGGAGAGGAGAGCTACGTTGTATTGGTGCAACAACACTTGATGAGTACCGCAAATATATTGAGAAAGATCCAGCCCTTGAGCGGCGCTTCCAACAAGTTTATGTTGATCAGCCTTCAGTTGAAGATACAATCTCAATACTACGAGGACTACGAGAGAGATATGAACTGCACCATGGTGTACGCATATCTGACAGTGCCCTTGTGGCTGCAGCTGTTCTTTCAGACCGTTATATCAGTGGACGATTCTTGCCTGACAAAG CAATTGATCTGGTTGATGAATCAGCTGCCAAGTTGAAAATGGAGATAACATCAAAACCTACTGCTCTGGATGAGATTGATCGTGCTGTCCTGAAGCTTGAGATGGAGCGTCTCTCACTTACAAATGATACAGACAAAGCATCAAAGGGCAGACTATCACGCATTGAAGCAGAACTATCACTCTTGAAGGATAAACAACGTGAATTGACTGAGCAGTGGGAGCATGAGAAGTCAGTGATGACTAAAATTCAATCTATCAAAGAAGAG ATTGACAGGGTAAATGTGGAGATACAGCAGGCAGAACGTGAGTATGATCTCAATCGCGCTGCTGAACTGAAGTATGGAAGTCTGAATGCCTTGCAGCGCCAGCTTCAGACAACAGAGAAGGAGCTAGATGAATATCAGAGTTCTGGGAAATCCATGCTAAGGGAAGAGGTGACTCAAGATGATATAGCAGAGATAGTGAGCAGGTGGACAGGCATTCCAGTCTCTAAACTAAAGCAATCCGACAGAGAGAAGTTGCTGTATCTGGAGGAAGAGCTGCACAAGCGTGTTGTTGGTCAAGATCCTGCAGTAAAAGCAGTCTCAGAGGCTATTCAGAGATCCAGAGCTGGTCTGTCTGACCCAAACCGTCCTATTGCCAGTTTCATGTTCATGGGACCTACAGGAGTTGGCAAAACTGAGCTAGCGAAAGCCCTTGCTGCTTTTATGTTCAACACTGAGGAAGCTGTTGTAAGGATCGACATGAGTGAGTACATGGAGAAGCATTCAGTCTCAAGATTGATTGGTGCTCCGCCAGGTTACGTTGGGTATGAAGAGGGTGGTCAGCTAACTGAGGCAGTTCGCCGGAGGCCATATTCTGTTGTCTTGTTCGATGAGATTGAGAAGGCTCATTCAGATGTCTTCAATGTTTTCCTTCAAATATTAGATGATGGTAGGGTTACCGACTCCCAAGGACGGAAAGTGAGCTTCACCAACACTATCATTATCATGACGTCCAACGTTGGGTCGCAGTACATACTAAACATGGATGAAGAAGGTGGATCATCTGATTCAGCCTACGAGAACATAAAGAAGAGGGTGATGGATGCTGCAAGATCAGTATTCCGCCCTGAGTTCATGAATCGTATAGATGAGTACATTGTTTTCAAGCCTCTTGAGAGAGAACAGATCAACAGCATCGTCAAATTACAG CTGGCAAGAGTACAAAAGAGGATTGCAGATCGCAAGATCAAGCTTGAAGTCTCACCTGCAGCAATCGAATTCCTAGGAAGCCTTGGGTATGACCCGAACTACGGTGCAAGGCCAGTGAAGCGGGTGATTCAACAGTACGTGGAGAACGAACTTGCAAAAGGCATCCTCAGAGGTGATTTCAAGGACGAGGACAGCATCGTGGTAGACACCCAGGTCACAGTGCCATCTAATGGCCAGCTTCCGCAGCAAAAGCTTGTTTTCCGGAAGGTCAGTGAGGAATCAAAAGCAGCTGCTGAAGGCGAGAAGTTCTTGCCGGCCGTCTGA
- the LOC101779060 gene encoding membrane-anchored ubiquitin-fold protein 1, with the protein MSAVQEQFEIKFRLPDGTDIGPRRFPPASTVATLKETIIAQWPKDKEKGPRTVNDLKLINAGKILENNKTLSECKSPICDFSGMTTMHVVVRAPTSGKQSEKRAAKKAKDFRCGCAIM; encoded by the exons ATGTCCGCCGTCCAGGAGCAGTTCGAGATCAAGTTCCGGCTGCCAGACGGCACCGACATCGGGCCCAGGCGCTTCCCGCCGGCGTCCACCGTCGCCACGCTCAAGGAGACCATCATCGCCCAGTGGCCCAAAG ATAAGGAAAAAGGTCCGAGGACCGTGAATGATCTCAAGCTTATTAATGCTGGGAAGATATTGGAGAACAACAAAACCCTGTCAGAATGCAAAAGCCCGATTTGCGACTTCTCTGGGATGACAACTATGCATGTCGTCGTCCGTGCACCAACTTCAGGAAAACAGTCGG AGAAAAGAGCAGCAAAGAAAGCGAAAGATTTCAGGTGTGGCTGTGCCATCATGTGA
- the LOC101761629 gene encoding zinc finger protein ZAT4: MGDVVVLSSSATRHSCKVCRKGFPCGRSLGGHMRSHSLAEVETAVEDDAYNNGEEQQQRRGSDCVMAPGAGGYGLRENPKKTRRLSGLDGGDESGGRQDECGHGDRGELLWPRAPEVDNERCHAPGVGFVEVEEAEREQEDAMLIPAEPAAGLMPAPRRRRRSMRVPAPAPPPAFDKEPEDVALCLIMLSRDILDRRDSTDTGGGYSPEKDRRRRRDYHHDADSDDASALFQYTDIEISTKINKRKPNRSLAGDEKRGRYECPGCGRAFQSYQALGGHRASHKRINSNCCIAKAAPDKPELSVETNASFSTASLDTEYTADITNNTAVVALKAKPPKAIKFECPICFKVFGSGQALGGHKRSHSIAGELYQHAPADGDAGIDEPEQPMIADGFLDLNLPAPGAED; the protein is encoded by the coding sequence ATGGGCGATGTGGTTGTGCTTAGTAGCAGCGCCACTCGGCACAGCTGCAAGGTGTGCCGGAAGGGCTTCCCCTGCGGCCGATCGCTCGGCGGCCACATGCGCTCGCATTCCCTGGCCGAGGTGGAGACGGCCGTGGAGGACGACGCTTATAACAAtggcgaggagcagcagcaacgGCGGGGCTCGGATTGTGTGATGGCTCCGGGCGCCGGAGGCTACGGGCTGAGGGAGAACCCCAAGAAGACGCGGCGGCTCTCGGGACTCGATGGCGGCGACGAGAGCGGCGGTCGCCAGGACGAGTGCGGCCATGGCGACCGCGGCGAGCTGCTCTGGCCACGTGCTCCGGAGGTGGACAACGAGCGCTGCCATGCGCCCGGAGTTGGGTTcgtggaggtggaagaagcGGAGCGGGAGCAGGAGGACGCCATGCTGATCCCGGCTGAGCCGGCTGCCGGCCTGATgccggcgccgaggcggaggcggcgttcTATGCGCGTgccggcccccgcgccgccacctgcgTTCGACAAGGAGCCGGAGGACGTCGCGCTCTGCCTCATCATGCTGTCGCGCGACATCCTAGACCGCCGGGACTCCACGGATACGGGGGGCGGATACTCGCCGGAGAaggacaggaggaggaggcgggacTACCACCACGACGCCGACTCCGACGACGCCTCTGCTCTCTTCCAGTACACCGACATCGAGATCAGCACCAAGATCAACAAGAGGAAGCCTAATCGcagcctcgccggcgacgagaagCGGGGCCGGTACGAGTGCCCCGGGTGCGGCAGGGCGTTCCAGTCCTACCAGGCGCTCGGCGGCCACCGCGCCAGTCACAAGCGCATCAACAGCAACTGCTGCATCGCCAAGGCCGCGCCCGATAAGCCCGAGCTAAGTGTGGAGACCAACGCATCCTTCAGCACGGCGTCGCTGGACACCGAGTACACAGCAGACATCACGAACAACACTGCGGTGGTGGCCTTGAAAGCAAAGCCACCGAAGGCGATCAAGTTTGAGTGCCCAATCTGCTTCAAGGTATTTGGGTCAGGGCAGGCGCTCGGCGGGCACAAACGGTCGCACTCAATCGCCGGCGAGCTATACCAGCACGCACCTGCTGACGGAGACGCTGGCATTGATGAACCGGAGCAGCCTATGATCGCTGATGGGTTTCTTGATCTCAACCTGCCAGCTCCAGGAGCTGAGGATTGA